A DNA window from Microcoleus sp. AS-A8 contains the following coding sequences:
- a CDS encoding undecaprenyl-diphosphate phosphatase has translation MATIFLAADGAGWQELSAGLALMLPGGAKLLLGQANPAGEGNLLVGLFQAFILGIVQGLTEFLPISSTAHLEVFTKALDWKMVAGKPFLATIQFGSVVAVLIYFWKDLTLIFSGGLKAIREKDWQREEWKIIVGIAVGTLPILVGGLLLKNALNDEQSSINSMTTIAIVSIVMALLLGLAEQIGKRKRNFENLQIQDGILMGLGQMLALVPGVSRSGSTITTGLFLGLERQTAARFSFLLGMPALGIATLYQFFNEALGKIDIALVIVGTLSAFVFSYLSIAWLLGFLQRQSTWVFVWYRLAFGAAILSAIATGVLRNT, from the coding sequence ATGGCGACAATTTTTTTAGCGGCTGATGGCGCTGGCTGGCAAGAACTAAGTGCGGGATTGGCTCTCATGCTACCGGGTGGAGCAAAATTGCTTCTAGGACAGGCAAACCCAGCAGGTGAGGGGAATTTGTTAGTGGGACTGTTTCAAGCTTTTATTCTAGGGATTGTCCAAGGGTTAACAGAATTCTTGCCCATCAGTAGTACTGCTCATCTGGAAGTTTTTACTAAAGCGCTGGACTGGAAAATGGTAGCGGGAAAGCCATTTCTCGCCACGATTCAATTTGGCAGTGTTGTGGCCGTCTTAATCTATTTTTGGAAAGATCTCACCCTGATTTTTTCGGGAGGATTAAAAGCTATCCGTGAAAAAGATTGGCAGCGAGAGGAGTGGAAAATCATTGTTGGGATAGCTGTAGGGACATTGCCAATTTTGGTGGGTGGACTTCTCCTCAAGAATGCTCTCAATGACGAACAATCGTCCATTAATAGCATGACGACCATTGCGATTGTTTCAATTGTGATGGCACTCTTGCTGGGATTAGCCGAGCAGATCGGCAAGCGCAAGCGGAATTTTGAGAACTTGCAGATTCAAGATGGCATCCTAATGGGGTTAGGTCAAATGCTAGCTTTAGTTCCTGGTGTTTCTCGTTCTGGCTCGACTATAACCACTGGGCTGTTTCTAGGGCTGGAACGGCAAACAGCCGCTCGATTTTCTTTTCTTTTGGGAATGCCAGCCCTTGGCATTGCTACGCTTTACCAATTTTTTAACGAAGCGTTGGGCAAGATTGACATAGCACTGGTGATTGTAGGGACATTATCAGCATTTGTGTTTTCTTATCTGTCCATCGCTTGGCTGTTGGGTTTCTTGCAGCGACAAAGTACCTGGGTATTTGTCTGGTATCGTTTGGCATTTGGGGCGGCAATTTTGAGTGCGATCGCGACAGGGGTGTTAAGAAATACATAA
- a CDS encoding TIGR03279 family radical SAM protein, whose translation MSESSIRPAIITKVLPDSIAAEVGFEAGDAIVAINGTHPRDLIDYQFLCADEVLELQVLDRAGKTHLVEIEKDYDEDLGLEFETALFDGLIQCNNHCPFCFIDQQPPGKRQSLYLKDDDYRLSFLYGSYLTLTNLTQKEWDRIEQMRVSPLYVSVHATEPDIRIRLLKNQRAGQILEQLKWFQERRLQIHAQVVVCPGINDGVHLERTLLDLAQFHKGAVPTVASAAVVPVGLTRFRPTEDDLKPISREKAEEVIHQVQALQEKFRQQLGTTFAWLADEWFLIARQELPPESHYEDYPQIGNGVGSIRQFLKQFQDIASVQLPLKLETPHSYTWVVGNAVEQAFEPLVQMLNAVEGLDVTLAPLHSDYWGQEITVTGLLTGQDLLEGLKGKDLGDGILLPSLMLKQGDTRFLDDMTVEELTHHLGIPIRPINGIEELIESVISEQ comes from the coding sequence ATGAGTGAATCTTCTATTCGTCCTGCCATAATTACCAAAGTTCTCCCTGATTCGATTGCCGCTGAGGTAGGATTTGAAGCTGGGGATGCGATCGTGGCAATCAACGGCACACATCCCCGCGACTTGATCGACTATCAGTTCTTATGTGCGGATGAAGTACTTGAATTACAAGTCCTGGATAGGGCAGGTAAGACTCATTTAGTCGAAATTGAGAAAGACTACGACGAAGATTTAGGACTGGAATTTGAGACAGCGTTGTTTGATGGCTTGATTCAGTGCAATAACCACTGTCCTTTTTGTTTTATTGACCAACAACCACCGGGTAAGCGGCAGAGTTTGTACCTCAAAGACGACGACTACCGTCTCAGCTTTCTCTATGGTTCGTACCTAACCCTAACCAATCTCACGCAAAAAGAGTGGGACAGAATCGAGCAAATGCGCGTGTCCCCCCTCTATGTGTCCGTTCATGCCACTGAGCCGGATATTCGCATCCGCTTGCTCAAAAACCAGCGTGCAGGGCAGATTTTAGAGCAGTTGAAGTGGTTTCAGGAGCGACGGTTGCAAATTCATGCTCAGGTTGTCGTTTGTCCAGGAATTAACGATGGCGTCCACTTGGAACGTACTCTGTTAGATTTGGCGCAATTCCACAAGGGAGCAGTGCCTACTGTGGCTTCTGCGGCGGTGGTACCTGTAGGGCTAACACGCTTTCGACCCACAGAAGACGATCTCAAACCGATCAGCCGCGAGAAAGCAGAGGAAGTAATACACCAAGTTCAGGCACTTCAGGAAAAATTCCGCCAGCAGTTGGGGACGACATTCGCTTGGTTAGCCGATGAATGGTTTCTGATTGCGCGACAGGAATTGCCGCCAGAATCCCATTATGAAGACTACCCTCAAATCGGTAACGGTGTCGGTTCAATTCGACAGTTTCTCAAGCAGTTTCAGGACATCGCCTCTGTGCAGCTACCCTTAAAACTGGAGACACCCCACAGCTATACCTGGGTAGTCGGTAATGCCGTTGAACAAGCCTTTGAGCCACTGGTGCAGATGTTAAATGCTGTGGAAGGATTGGACGTTACATTGGCACCACTGCACAGTGATTACTGGGGACAGGAGATTACGGTGACGGGTTTGTTAACTGGACAAGATTTGCTTGAGGGGTTGAAGGGAAAAGATTTAGGCGATGGGATTCTCTTACCGTCTTTGATGCTGAAGCAGGGGGATACCCGATTTTTAGATGATATGACGGTTGAAGAACTCACCCATCATCTGGGGATTCCGATCCGGCCTATCAATGGTATTGAAGAACTGATTGAATCAGTTATCAGTGAGCAGTGA
- a CDS encoding DUF3120 domain-containing protein: MVFAAAAFLVSVPVFVQAPLVRQLPLVSLLMTVGWVWLGIALFQRKETQVWGDLLLGFSWSWLAGSIYWGWLRWEPFIHLPVEAIGLPFALWSLQRGWGKVGNLFYLGSLFGTVLTDVYFYLTDLIPYWRQVMRVDPALATPIFQSAIAQVQTPWGITLAVALVATLFSVGIWSLAKRQLHWWAFSGAVLSTILVDTLFWVAASMA; the protein is encoded by the coding sequence ATGGTATTTGCGGCGGCGGCTTTTTTGGTGAGCGTGCCAGTCTTCGTTCAAGCACCTCTGGTAAGACAGTTGCCGCTTGTCAGTTTATTGATGACAGTGGGTTGGGTGTGGTTAGGGATCGCCCTTTTCCAGCGAAAGGAAACCCAAGTGTGGGGGGACTTATTGCTGGGATTTAGCTGGAGTTGGCTAGCCGGATCAATTTATTGGGGGTGGCTACGATGGGAACCCTTCATCCACCTGCCTGTAGAGGCAATTGGTTTGCCTTTTGCCTTGTGGAGTTTGCAGCGAGGTTGGGGGAAAGTGGGCAATTTGTTTTACCTGGGTTCCCTTTTTGGTACCGTGCTGACCGATGTATATTTTTATCTGACGGATTTAATTCCTTACTGGCGTCAGGTGATGCGAGTTGACCCAGCCTTAGCGACACCCATTTTTCAAAGTGCGATCGCGCAAGTGCAAACCCCTTGGGGCATAACTTTAGCCGTGGCTCTAGTAGCTACACTTTTCAGTGTTGGGATTTGGTCATTAGCCAAAAGGCAGTTGCATTGGTGGGCTTTTAGTGGAGCCGTCTTGAGTACAATTTTGGTAGATACGTTGTTTTGGGTGGCAGCTTCTATGGCCTGA
- the raiA gene encoding ribosome-associated translation inhibitor RaiA, whose protein sequence is MKLVIQGKNIEITDAIREYVHQKIEKAVNHFQNMTTEVDVHLSVARNPRINSKQTAEVTIYANGTVIRAQEGSEDLYASIDLVADKIQRQLRKYKEKLQHKKTHDQPKTGIVVEQVPVADDLIGDRTPALPGEVVRMKYFAMPAMTMEEALEQLQLVDHDFYMFRNAKTGEINVIYERNHGGYGVIQPRNGNGHTHSKNGKTAQRAESTGEKSSTI, encoded by the coding sequence ATGAAGCTTGTAATCCAGGGCAAAAACATCGAAATCACCGATGCAATTCGTGAGTATGTACATCAAAAAATTGAAAAGGCGGTTAATCATTTTCAAAACATGACAACTGAGGTAGATGTACATCTATCTGTGGCTCGCAATCCCCGGATCAATTCTAAGCAGACTGCTGAAGTGACTATTTATGCTAACGGAACGGTCATTCGCGCTCAAGAGGGCAGTGAAGACCTATATGCCAGCATCGATTTGGTCGCGGATAAGATTCAGCGCCAACTGCGGAAATACAAAGAAAAACTACAACATAAGAAAACTCACGATCAACCCAAAACAGGCATTGTTGTTGAACAAGTGCCTGTAGCCGATGATTTAATTGGTGATCGCACTCCAGCACTGCCAGGTGAAGTGGTGCGAATGAAGTATTTCGCCATGCCCGCCATGACGATGGAGGAAGCCCTGGAACAGTTGCAATTAGTTGATCACGACTTTTATATGTTCCGGAATGCCAAAACAGGTGAAATCAACGTGATCTACGAACGTAACCATGGCGGTTATGGAGTCATCCAACCCCGCAATGGCAATGGTCATACCCATTCCAAAAACGGCAAGACAGCCCAACGGGCTGAATCTACAGGCGAAAAGTCAAGTACGATCTAA
- the lipB gene encoding lipoyl(octanoyl) transferase LipB yields MTVRRRCLLNNQGLVPYAIAWDWQRSLFAQRVKDPTLDDVLLLLEHPPVYTLGQGSSLEFLKFDPNKSSAQLYRVERGGEVTYHCPGQLVGYPILNLRHYQQDLHWYLRQLEEVLIQVLGDLGLNGARIPGMTGVWLEGRKVAAIGIKVSRWITMHGFALNVCPELIGFERIVPCGIAEKPVGSLAQFLPGIRVEEVRQLVAAQFAAVFDVEFIEVNQTQILPSVFLNPPEPSPHPH; encoded by the coding sequence TTGACTGTGCGGCGTCGATGTTTGTTAAATAATCAAGGGTTAGTGCCTTATGCCATCGCTTGGGATTGGCAGCGATCGCTGTTTGCCCAACGGGTTAAAGACCCGACACTGGATGATGTTCTTCTGTTGTTAGAGCATCCGCCCGTTTACACTCTGGGTCAGGGTTCAAGTCTTGAGTTTCTCAAATTTGACCCCAATAAATCCAGCGCCCAGCTTTATCGAGTGGAACGTGGCGGTGAAGTAACCTACCACTGTCCGGGTCAGTTAGTCGGCTACCCAATTCTGAATCTACGGCATTACCAACAGGACTTACACTGGTATTTGCGACAGTTGGAGGAGGTCTTAATTCAGGTCTTGGGTGACTTGGGACTCAACGGCGCTCGCATTCCAGGTATGACCGGTGTTTGGCTAGAGGGACGTAAAGTTGCCGCGATCGGCATCAAAGTGTCACGCTGGATTACGATGCACGGCTTTGCTTTAAACGTGTGCCCCGAACTCATCGGCTTTGAGCGCATTGTGCCCTGTGGCATCGCTGAGAAACCCGTCGGTAGCCTTGCCCAGTTTCTCCCTGGTATTCGTGTTGAGGAGGTGCGTCAGTTAGTTGCCGCCCAGTTTGCCGCTGTGTTTGACGTTGAGTTCATCGAGGTTAATCAGACTCAGATCTTGCCGTCAGTCTTTTTAAACCCACCCGAACCCTCTCCTCATCCTCACTAA
- the fabF gene encoding beta-ketoacyl-ACP synthase II, whose amino-acid sequence MTNTELKRVVVTGLGAITPIGNTLTEYWEGLLSGRNGIGPITLFDPSRHDCRIAGEVKGFDPHLYMERKEAKRMDRFAQFGVSASKQALADAQFVINDLNAEQVGVIIGTGIGGLKVLEDQQEIYLTRGPDRCSPFMIPMMIANMAAGLTAIHTGAKGPNNCTVTACAAGSNAIGDAFRLVQRGYAQAMICGGTEAAVTPLSLAGFAACKALSSRNDDPAQACRPFDRDRDGFVMGEGAGLLILEELEHALSRGAKIYAEIIGYGMTCDAYHITSPVPGGEGASRAIQLALKDAGITPDQVSYINAHGTSTPANDSTETAAIKTALGKSAYQVAVSSTKSMTGHLLGGSGGIEAVATVMAVANDQIPPTINLENPDPACDLDYVPHTSRTQLVEVALSNSFGFGGHNVTLAFKKYRPE is encoded by the coding sequence ATGACAAACACTGAATTAAAACGCGTCGTTGTTACAGGTCTCGGCGCGATCACACCAATAGGCAACACTCTAACTGAGTACTGGGAAGGGTTGCTGAGTGGACGCAACGGAATTGGACCGATTACCTTGTTTGATCCATCCCGACATGATTGCCGGATTGCCGGTGAGGTGAAGGGCTTTGACCCTCATTTATATATGGAGCGTAAAGAAGCAAAGCGGATGGATCGCTTTGCTCAATTTGGCGTGTCCGCAAGCAAGCAGGCCTTAGCCGATGCACAGTTTGTAATTAATGACCTGAACGCAGAACAGGTGGGTGTCATTATTGGGACTGGAATAGGGGGTCTGAAAGTATTAGAAGACCAGCAGGAAATCTACCTCACTCGCGGCCCGGACCGGTGTAGTCCATTTATGATTCCGATGATGATTGCCAATATGGCAGCGGGTCTAACGGCCATTCATACGGGTGCAAAAGGACCAAATAACTGTACGGTTACCGCTTGTGCGGCGGGGTCTAATGCCATAGGGGATGCGTTTCGCTTGGTGCAGCGCGGCTATGCTCAGGCCATGATTTGTGGAGGCACTGAAGCTGCAGTCACGCCTCTATCGTTAGCCGGTTTTGCAGCATGTAAAGCGCTTTCCAGTCGCAACGATGACCCAGCTCAGGCTTGTCGTCCCTTTGATCGCGATCGCGACGGTTTTGTCATGGGGGAAGGGGCAGGACTTCTCATTCTGGAAGAACTCGAACACGCCCTCAGCCGTGGAGCCAAAATTTATGCCGAAATCATTGGTTACGGCATGACCTGCGATGCGTATCACATCACCTCCCCGGTTCCGGGTGGAGAAGGTGCCTCCAGAGCTATTCAACTGGCGCTGAAAGATGCAGGCATTACGCCAGATCAGGTGAGTTACATCAACGCTCACGGTACCAGTACGCCCGCCAACGACTCAACGGAAACGGCAGCAATTAAAACAGCTTTAGGTAAGTCGGCTTATCAGGTGGCTGTTAGCTCCACCAAATCAATGACTGGTCATCTTTTGGGTGGCTCTGGTGGCATTGAAGCGGTAGCAACGGTCATGGCGGTGGCTAATGACCAAATTCCACCAACCATTAATTTGGAAAACCCAGATCCAGCCTGTGACCTCGATTACGTGCCGCACACGAGCCGCACTCAACTGGTAGAAGTGGCACTTTCAAATTCTTTTGGGTTTGGCGGTCACAATGTCACGCTAGCATTCAAGAAATACAGACCAGAGTAA
- a CDS encoding glycosyltransferase family 4 protein — MHIAWIGKKSPFCGNVTYGREVTNSLLDRGHQVSFLHFAQEEPEEADDQNPFGCQEVSLPCLYKSQVYTIPSPKASKLLTRSLKQLRPDIVHASLTLSPLDFVLPEICEELNIPLVATFHPPFDGKRRNLKSGTQLFTYQLYAPFLANYHRVIVFSQLQRNFLVRLGVPPEKLAVIPNGVDIQKYAPGSSNFKLQLNAQRLFVYQGRIATEKNVEAMLKAWKRSNLGDSCKLAIVGNGPLSASLMPFYGEEYGIIWVGFVADEQRRIDILRAADVFILPSLLEGLSLSLLEAMACGVACVATDAGADGEVLEDGAGVVLTTHRVTSQLCTLLPLFRDHREWTTLLGQNARKRVLERYTLSGNITQLEKLYAEVLQGQPVQLSRRA; from the coding sequence ATGCATATCGCCTGGATTGGAAAAAAATCACCCTTTTGTGGCAATGTCACTTACGGTCGAGAAGTCACCAACTCGCTCCTAGACCGAGGCCACCAAGTCAGTTTCCTTCACTTCGCCCAAGAAGAACCAGAGGAAGCAGACGATCAAAATCCCTTCGGTTGCCAGGAAGTTTCGCTTCCTTGCCTGTACAAATCTCAGGTGTACACGATTCCATCGCCCAAAGCGAGCAAGCTATTGACGCGATCGCTTAAGCAGTTGCGCCCGGATATCGTCCATGCTTCCCTGACTTTGTCCCCTTTAGATTTCGTACTCCCGGAAATCTGCGAGGAACTCAATATCCCCTTAGTCGCAACGTTCCATCCGCCGTTTGATGGGAAGCGACGAAACTTAAAATCAGGAACGCAACTGTTCACCTATCAACTCTATGCGCCTTTTCTAGCCAACTATCACCGGGTCATTGTCTTCTCTCAGCTCCAGCGGAATTTTCTAGTGCGATTAGGAGTTCCGCCGGAAAAGCTTGCCGTAATTCCCAATGGGGTTGATATCCAGAAATATGCTCCTGGTTCGTCGAATTTTAAGTTACAACTCAATGCCCAACGCTTGTTTGTTTACCAGGGTCGAATTGCCACTGAAAAAAATGTGGAAGCCATGTTGAAAGCGTGGAAGCGCTCAAACTTGGGTGACTCTTGTAAGCTGGCTATTGTGGGCAATGGCCCCCTGAGTGCCTCATTGATGCCCTTTTATGGAGAAGAATACGGCATCATTTGGGTAGGATTTGTAGCGGATGAGCAGCGACGAATTGATATCCTGAGAGCCGCTGATGTGTTTATTTTGCCGTCCCTTTTAGAAGGACTATCCTTATCTTTACTGGAGGCCATGGCTTGCGGCGTCGCTTGTGTGGCAACTGATGCGGGAGCGGATGGCGAAGTGTTGGAGGATGGTGCTGGCGTCGTTCTCACAACTCATCGGGTCACATCCCAACTGTGTACTCTTTTGCCTCTATTTCGAGACCATCGGGAGTGGACAACTCTATTGGGACAAAACGCCCGAAAGAGGGTTCTAGAACGTTATACGCTCAGTGGCAATATTACCCAGCTCGAAAAGCTCTATGCTGAGGTTCTCCAAGGGCAGCCTGTACAGCTAAGTCGTCGTGCGTAG
- the acpP gene encoding acyl carrier protein, whose protein sequence is MSQEIFDRVKKIVIEQLEVEPETVTPQANFATDLNADSLDTVELVMALEEEFDIEIPDEAAEQIATVQAAVDYISKKVEAPA, encoded by the coding sequence ATGAGCCAAGAAATTTTCGATAGAGTTAAGAAAATTGTCATCGAACAACTGGAAGTCGAGCCAGAGACGGTGACACCTCAAGCCAACTTTGCCACCGACCTAAATGCCGACTCTTTGGATACCGTTGAACTGGTAATGGCTTTAGAAGAAGAGTTCGATATTGAAATCCCCGACGAAGCGGCCGAACAAATCGCAACCGTTCAAGCGGCAGTAGACTACATCAGCAAAAAAGTCGAAGCTCCCGCTTAA
- a CDS encoding adenylate/guanylate cyclase domain-containing protein: MVTLRSTPYLLLPTDTGNRYLPLVGSNCWTVGRSDDNNFVLSDRWISRNHAMLQCTETGDFYLIDLGSRNGSFVNGRRVSIPVTLRNGDRLMFGQTEMEFHCPASDRHADVIQVPDKETLTSTLHVRRLISVMVIDIRDFTVLTRQLDEKILSAVIGTWFRQSGDIIRRSGSWVDKYIGDAVMAIWFHSSQGVSHAHGVSSQEALNIMWAVSSLHKMTSALSQQYPLPFPLRIGTGLNTGYAMVGNTGSGDRPDYTAIGDTVNAAFRLESSTKQLGLDIALGEDTYGYLSAIGQQSLDFKQHTVHLKGYDSPTTTYAGTYGDLDHFLQLNDLGPQTC; this comes from the coding sequence GTGGTGACTCTGCGATCCACTCCCTATTTGCTTCTCCCGACCGACACCGGTAATCGCTATCTGCCGTTAGTCGGTAGCAATTGCTGGACAGTTGGTCGCAGTGATGATAATAACTTTGTGCTCTCCGATCGCTGGATTTCCCGAAACCACGCGATGTTGCAGTGTACGGAAACCGGTGACTTTTATCTGATCGATTTAGGCAGCCGTAATGGCTCCTTTGTCAATGGACGACGAGTCAGTATTCCGGTGACGTTACGCAATGGCGACCGCCTGATGTTTGGTCAGACGGAAATGGAATTTCATTGCCCAGCCAGCGACCGTCATGCGGATGTCATCCAGGTGCCGGATAAAGAAACCCTGACTTCGACCTTGCATGTGCGTCGCCTGATTTCGGTGATGGTCATCGACATCCGCGACTTTACCGTTCTGACTCGCCAACTGGATGAAAAAATCCTCTCAGCCGTGATTGGCACTTGGTTTCGTCAGTCCGGAGATATTATCCGCAGATCTGGCAGTTGGGTGGATAAATATATTGGTGATGCGGTCATGGCGATTTGGTTTCATAGCTCTCAAGGGGTTAGCCATGCTCATGGAGTTAGCTCTCAAGAAGCCCTGAATATTATGTGGGCAGTGAGTTCTCTGCATAAAATGACTTCGGCGCTGAGTCAGCAATACCCTTTGCCCTTCCCGTTGCGAATTGGGACGGGACTCAATACAGGCTATGCCATGGTGGGGAACACCGGTAGTGGCGATCGCCCCGACTATACCGCGATTGGCGATACAGTCAATGCTGCCTTTCGTCTAGAATCGTCTACCAAGCAACTCGGCTTAGATATTGCTTTGGGAGAAGACACATACGGTTACCTTTCAGCTATAGGACAGCAGTCGCTTGACTTCAAGCAGCATACGGTTCATCTCAAGGGATATGACTCTCCCACAACTACCTATGCTGGAACCTATGGGGATTTAGATCATTTCTTGCAGCTCAACGATCTAGGGCCACAGACTTGTTAA
- the tkt gene encoding transketolase: MAVATQSLETLCINAIRFLAIDAVQKANSGHPGLPMGAAPMSFVLWDRFMRFNPKNPKWFNRDRFVLSAGHGCMLQYALLHLTGYDSVTLDDIKQFRQWGSKTPGHPENFETPGVEVTTGPLGQGIANGVGLAMAEAHLAAKFNKPDAKIVDHYTYVILGDGCNMEGVSGEACSLAGHLGLGKLIALYDDNHISIDGSTDVSFTEDVGKRFEAYGWHVQHVEDGNSDLDAIAKAIEAAKAVTDKPSLIKVTTIIGYGSPNKSNTADVHGAALGKDEVKATRENLGWEYPEFEVPEDALKHFRKAVERGANLETEWNQALADYKAKYPEDAAEFERFASNKLPEGWEKALPTYTPEDKALATRKTSEMTLNALAPVLPELIGGSADLTHSNYTLLKGFGDFQKGQYANRNLRFGVREHGMGSICNGIALHSSGLIPYCATFLVFADYMRAAIRLSALSQAGVIYVMTHDSIALGEDGPTHQPVETIASLRAIPNLLVIRPADGNETSGAYKVAIQAASENRPTLMAFSRQNLPQLAGSGIDHVAKGAYILSDSQGTPDIILIGTGGETYLCVDAAEKLRAEGKNVRVVSMPCWELFDEQDEAYRESVLPKAVTKRLAVEAASSFGWCRYLGNEGAMISIDRFGVSAPGNVALEKFGYTVDNVVAKAKELLG, from the coding sequence ATGGCCGTTGCAACCCAATCTCTCGAAACACTGTGCATTAATGCCATCCGCTTTCTCGCGATTGATGCTGTACAGAAAGCGAATTCTGGTCATCCAGGGCTGCCCATGGGTGCGGCTCCTATGTCATTCGTGCTTTGGGACCGCTTTATGCGGTTTAACCCGAAGAACCCTAAGTGGTTTAATCGCGATCGCTTCGTCTTGTCTGCGGGTCACGGCTGTATGTTACAGTACGCCCTACTGCATCTGACGGGCTACGATAGCGTGACGCTGGACGACATCAAACAGTTCCGGCAGTGGGGATCCAAAACCCCCGGTCACCCGGAAAACTTCGAGACACCCGGTGTAGAAGTCACCACAGGCCCATTGGGACAAGGAATTGCCAATGGGGTCGGTTTAGCAATGGCAGAAGCCCATTTGGCGGCCAAGTTCAACAAGCCCGATGCCAAGATTGTTGACCACTATACCTATGTGATTCTGGGTGATGGTTGCAACATGGAAGGGGTTTCTGGTGAAGCCTGTTCCTTGGCAGGACATTTGGGATTAGGCAAGTTAATTGCTCTGTACGACGACAACCACATTTCCATCGATGGTTCTACTGACGTCTCTTTTACCGAAGATGTAGGGAAGCGGTTTGAAGCTTACGGTTGGCACGTCCAGCATGTAGAAGACGGGAACAGTGACCTGGACGCGATTGCCAAAGCGATCGAAGCCGCCAAAGCTGTCACCGACAAGCCTTCCTTGATTAAGGTAACCACCATCATTGGATATGGCTCCCCCAACAAATCCAATACCGCCGACGTTCACGGGGCGGCTCTGGGTAAGGATGAAGTCAAGGCCACTCGCGAGAACTTGGGTTGGGAATACCCTGAGTTCGAGGTGCCAGAAGACGCCCTCAAGCACTTCCGGAAGGCGGTAGAACGCGGTGCCAACTTAGAAACCGAATGGAACCAAGCCTTAGCTGATTACAAAGCGAAGTATCCCGAAGATGCGGCTGAGTTTGAGCGATTTGCAAGCAACAAACTCCCCGAAGGTTGGGAGAAAGCGCTCCCCACCTACACACCAGAAGACAAAGCTCTCGCGACTCGCAAGACTTCGGAAATGACGCTGAATGCTCTGGCTCCTGTGCTGCCAGAACTCATCGGCGGTTCCGCTGACTTAACCCACTCCAACTACACCTTGCTTAAAGGATTTGGTGACTTCCAAAAAGGGCAGTACGCCAACCGTAACCTGCGCTTTGGGGTGCGGGAGCATGGCATGGGTTCGATTTGTAACGGGATTGCGTTGCACAGTTCTGGATTGATTCCCTACTGTGCCACATTCCTCGTATTTGCTGACTACATGCGGGCGGCGATTCGCCTTTCTGCCTTGTCGCAAGCGGGAGTCATCTACGTCATGACTCACGACTCCATTGCGTTGGGCGAAGATGGCCCGACCCACCAACCCGTTGAAACGATTGCTTCGCTGCGAGCTATCCCTAACCTGTTGGTGATTCGTCCGGCTGACGGCAACGAAACCTCTGGTGCTTACAAAGTGGCTATTCAAGCTGCTAGTGAAAACCGCCCAACTCTAATGGCATTCTCGCGGCAGAACTTACCGCAATTAGCAGGAAGCGGTATTGATCATGTGGCCAAGGGGGCTTACATCCTCTCCGATAGCCAAGGGACACCCGATATTATTCTCATCGGTACCGGTGGCGAAACCTACCTCTGTGTTGACGCGGCTGAGAAGCTACGCGCTGAAGGTAAGAATGTCCGCGTCGTCTCAATGCCTTGTTGGGAACTCTTTGACGAACAGGATGAAGCTTACCGCGAATCCGTATTGCCTAAAGCTGTCACCAAGCGCTTAGCTGTGGAAGCTGCTTCTAGCTTTGGCTGGTGCCGTTACCTGGGTAATGAAGGTGCGATGATTAGCATTGACCGCTTCGGTGTTTCTGCTCCTGGTAACGTTGCCCTGGAGAAGTTTGGCTACACCGTCGATAACGTGGTTGCCAAGGCTAAGGAACTCTTAGGGTAA